TGCAAGATCCATGATCTCGAGTGCTTTGGATGATGTTTTCTGGTTCATGTGAAAAACTTACTTACTAGTTAGTAAGATGACAACCATCAAAATGAACAACGTTCTGCCAATCCGCGCATACTGGCCCGTCCACAATGGCAAACCCGTTAAATTTCCATTTTAAAATCAGCATCTTACCTAAAAACAACATTCCAAAATGCCGTCAAACACCATTCCGTGAGCACGACGTGAACTTCCAGTTTAGCCACTTCGCCTGGCAAAAACAGATAGAATCAGCCCCAAAACCATGTCGCACGGCGGCGGCATTACCAACGCCTGCAAAACTGCCATCAGCCCGCACCCGCTTATTTCACCCCTTTGGCCTGAGCAGCGATATCAAGATAGCGTCGGACAATAGGCGACACCTGATGACGTGCCGATAAAATTGCCGCCTGCGAGGTTTGCCGGGCATCGGCCAGCGGCACATAACACATTCCGGCGATTCTGATTTCCGAAAGGGTTTCGGGCACAACGGCAATACCCAGGCCCGCCGATGCCATTGTCAAAACGGTCAGGGTATTGGCAACATGGGTAATATGTTGCGGCATATATCCCAAAATCGCGGCGATATGATGCAAATGATCGCCGTCATCCTCGCCCAGGGCATAAATGACAAAGCGTTCATCGCGCAGCGCATCGGCACGGATTGCTGGTTGGCTGGCAAGGGCATGGTCGGGCGACAGTGCCACGACAAAGGGCCAGGCGCCGGTGGGCTGGCATAAAATATCGGGGTGCCGGGGTGTGTTGAAATCGGGGACATAGCCGATATCAAGGGTGCGATGCATGATCTGGTCGGCCTGTTTGCGGGCGGGCAATTCGCATAATTCAATGCTGACATCCGGGCAGGCCGCACGAAACTGGCGTAAATCCTGCGATAAAAGACCACTGAAAAACGCATTGCCGACAAAGCCGATGCGAATACTGCCCAATTCGCCCTTTGCTGCCCGCCTTGCGGCATCACGGGCCTGATTGGCCTGATCCATGATCTTTTGTGCTTCGGGCAGAAATATCTGCCCCATGGGGGAAAGGGCCACCTGCCGGCTGGTCCGGTCAAACAGGGCACCGCCCAGTTCTTCCTCCAGCGCCTTGATCTGAATGCTAAGGGCGGGTTGGGCAATATTCAGCCGTGCAGCAGCACGGCCAAAATGCATTTCGCTGGCAACCGCAAGAAAATACCGGACATGCCGCAATTCCATGACGCGCAATCCATAAATTTTAGATATCAATAATTATATAAACGGCATTGGAAAATATCAATTAACCGGCAGAGCATGGGCCCATCACCCCAACAGGAAAGTGCACCCCATGCCAAGTTTTGACCGTATTGATGTTCACCAGCATATTATTCCGCCGCATTGGGCCGATGCCCTGCAAAAACATGGCGGCGACCCATCGGGCTGGCATATGCCGGAATGGTCGCCCGCAAAGGCGATTGAATTTATGGATCGCCTGCAAATCAAAACCGGTATTTTATCGCTTACCGCGCCGGGCATTGCCGGATGGCAAGGCGATGCCCGTTGCG
The window above is part of the Thalassospira marina genome. Proteins encoded here:
- a CDS encoding LysR substrate-binding domain-containing protein — encoded protein: MELRHVRYFLAVASEMHFGRAAARLNIAQPALSIQIKALEEELGGALFDRTSRQVALSPMGQIFLPEAQKIMDQANQARDAARRAAKGELGSIRIGFVGNAFFSGLLSQDLRQFRAACPDVSIELCELPARKQADQIMHRTLDIGYVPDFNTPRHPDILCQPTGAWPFVVALSPDHALASQPAIRADALRDERFVIYALGEDDGDHLHHIAAILGYMPQHITHVANTLTVLTMASAGLGIAVVPETLSEIRIAGMCYVPLADARQTSQAAILSARHQVSPIVRRYLDIAAQAKGVK